A genomic window from Lactobacillus sp. ESL0677 includes:
- a CDS encoding HAD-IC family P-type ATPase — MSEKITGLSQAEADKLLKEKGLNEVPEPQFNFFKEFLSKLWNLSAWILEAALLLECILGKWIQSLFVLLMLLFAAWNGATQKKRSRRVLNNISHKLTPTVSVQRDNKWQNIDSKYLVPGDLINLQPGDVLAADVKLVDGQLSTDESSITGEAKTVHKKINDAAFAGTTVVEGSGLAIVTATGSNSRSGKTINLINNSAAPGHLQQLLTKIIYYLCLLDGFLTLIIIVASFFKGGDIKNLVNMLPFLAMMFIASIPVAMPSTFALSNSFEATRLSKEGVLTADLTGIQDAANLNLILLDKTGTITENKTAVAQWTNFSQLDNKLVLELATAATDQRNKKIIDVAIDEYAIEQGLTVKTSDDFTPFTSGTGYSMANVDGYNVKLGSFKQLSLIDKTANDKVKEIDFGAGRSCALLINDQLAGVFILQDKVRSDSKAALAELKKRGVRPIMLTGDNQKTALAVAKQVDLTGDVISIHDFNENTDINQLTGIADVLPEDKLRMVKFFQKKGYIVGMTGDGVNDSPALKQAEVGIAVSNAADVAKRSGKMVLLTDGLSSIVKILDAGHRVYQRMTTWSLTKLARTAQLTMLLTFGYLFFNYIPMALNAMVIYTIMNNMVTMMIGTDRTHITYKPENWNIAKLAKIAFALAFGWTVIGIITVGYLNIHGFSHGTVSTMVYVYLVLSAMFILLITRTKRFFWQDYPSKAVGLTQIADIILTIILALFGIAMTQISWTNLLITFAIAIVAAVIVDLFYQPIMKNK, encoded by the coding sequence ATGTCTGAAAAAATTACCGGCTTAAGTCAAGCCGAAGCAGATAAACTTCTTAAAGAAAAAGGGTTAAATGAGGTTCCAGAACCACAATTTAACTTTTTTAAAGAATTTTTATCTAAATTATGGAACCTATCCGCTTGGATTCTGGAAGCAGCCCTGCTTTTGGAATGTATTTTAGGAAAATGGATTCAATCATTATTTGTACTGTTAATGTTACTATTTGCGGCATGGAATGGTGCGACACAAAAGAAGCGTTCACGGCGGGTGCTAAATAATATTTCCCACAAATTAACGCCAACTGTTTCCGTTCAACGCGACAATAAGTGGCAAAATATCGATTCCAAGTATCTTGTACCTGGCGACCTGATTAATTTGCAGCCGGGGGACGTTCTTGCGGCTGATGTCAAACTTGTTGATGGCCAACTTTCAACTGATGAAAGCTCAATCACCGGTGAAGCTAAAACAGTTCATAAGAAAATTAACGACGCAGCCTTTGCTGGTACAACAGTTGTCGAAGGGTCTGGCTTAGCCATTGTAACCGCCACTGGATCAAACTCTCGTTCAGGTAAGACCATTAACTTAATTAATAATTCTGCAGCTCCTGGACATTTACAACAGCTATTAACCAAGATTATTTATTACCTTTGCTTACTAGACGGTTTCCTAACTCTAATTATCATCGTTGCTTCCTTCTTTAAGGGTGGCGATATTAAAAATTTGGTCAACATGCTGCCGTTTTTAGCAATGATGTTCATTGCTTCAATTCCAGTGGCAATGCCATCAACTTTTGCCTTATCTAACTCATTTGAAGCAACCAGATTGAGTAAGGAAGGCGTTCTGACTGCTGATTTAACTGGTATTCAAGATGCAGCCAATTTGAACTTGATTTTACTAGATAAAACAGGAACAATCACCGAAAACAAGACTGCAGTTGCTCAATGGACCAATTTCAGCCAACTTGACAACAAGTTAGTGCTTGAACTGGCCACAGCAGCAACTGACCAAAGAAATAAAAAAATCATTGATGTTGCAATCGATGAGTATGCTATTGAACAAGGATTAACGGTTAAAACAAGTGATGACTTTACTCCCTTCACTTCTGGTACTGGATATTCAATGGCTAACGTTGATGGTTATAACGTTAAGTTAGGTTCATTTAAGCAGCTTTCACTAATTGATAAAACCGCTAATGACAAAGTAAAGGAAATCGACTTTGGTGCGGGACGTTCCTGTGCTTTACTAATCAATGACCAACTTGCTGGTGTCTTCATTTTGCAAGATAAGGTTCGGTCAGATTCTAAGGCTGCCTTAGCCGAATTAAAAAAGCGCGGTGTTCGCCCAATCATGTTAACCGGTGACAATCAAAAGACAGCTTTAGCAGTTGCTAAGCAAGTTGATTTAACTGGTGACGTGATTTCAATTCATGATTTTAACGAAAATACCGACATTAATCAGTTAACCGGAATTGCGGATGTCTTGCCAGAAGATAAATTGCGCATGGTTAAGTTCTTCCAAAAGAAGGGCTACATCGTGGGTATGACTGGTGATGGCGTTAATGACTCACCTGCTCTGAAGCAAGCAGAAGTTGGCATTGCTGTTTCTAATGCAGCCGACGTTGCTAAACGGTCCGGAAAGATGGTTTTACTAACTGATGGTTTGAGTTCAATTGTTAAGATTTTAGATGCTGGTCACCGTGTTTACCAAAGAATGACCACGTGGTCTTTAACTAAATTAGCAAGAACAGCCCAATTGACAATGCTATTAACTTTTGGTTACCTCTTCTTCAACTATATTCCGATGGCGTTAAACGCGATGGTTATCTATACTATTATGAATAATATGGTAACCATGATGATCGGAACTGACCGCACACATATCACTTATAAGCCAGAAAACTGGAATATCGCTAAATTAGCCAAGATTGCTTTTGCACTTGCTTTTGGCTGGACAGTAATTGGGATTATCACAGTTGGCTACCTAAATATCCATGGCTTTAGCCACGGTACAGTTTCAACGATGGTTTATGTCTATCTTGTACTAAGTGCAATGTTCATCCTGCTAATTACCAGAACTAAGCGTTTCTTCTGGCAGGATTATCCATCAAAAGCTGTTGGTTTAACCCAAATTGCTGATATAATTTTAACGATTATCCTTGCCCTTTTTGGTATTGCAATGACACAGATTAGTTGGACTAACCTGTTAATTACCTTTGCAATTGCAATCGTAGCAGCTGTAATAGTTGATTTATTCTATCAACCAATTATGAAAAATAAATAA
- a CDS encoding GNAT family N-acetyltransferase, which translates to MQLRKATMIDFDQIMAILKDGANQLAESGVNQWQGDYPSTDQIKEDIENGWAYLAVSDDEETVGAISIVTPPDHSYDKLNGDWLVQTDNYVVIHRVAIHSKHAGNGYATKLLQAVIENIRDNHPEVDSIRIDTHEDNQAMQHLIDKMGFKQVGTLHGVYRADETSYVYELTR; encoded by the coding sequence TTGCAATTAAGAAAAGCAACAATGATCGACTTTGATCAAATTATGGCGATTTTAAAAGATGGTGCTAACCAATTGGCAGAAAGTGGTGTTAATCAATGGCAGGGTGACTATCCATCAACTGATCAAATTAAGGAAGATATTGAAAATGGTTGGGCATACTTAGCTGTTTCTGATGATGAGGAGACCGTTGGTGCAATTTCGATCGTTACACCACCCGATCATTCATATGATAAATTAAATGGTGACTGGTTAGTGCAAACAGATAATTACGTGGTTATTCATCGGGTCGCAATTCATTCTAAACACGCTGGTAATGGTTATGCTACTAAGTTGTTGCAAGCTGTAATTGAAAATATTCGGGACAATCACCCTGAAGTTGATTCAATTAGAATTGATACGCATGAAGATAATCAGGCAATGCAACACTTGATTGATAAAATGGGCTTTAAGCAAGTGGGAACTTTGCACGGTGTTTACCGTGCTGATGAAACCTCGTATGTTTATGAACTAACCCGTTAA
- a CDS encoding adenine phosphoribosyltransferase: MENIFEERIASVNDFPNKGIVFRDITPILQDGELFRAATHKLAEYAKSRKADVIVGPEARGFIVGCPVATELGLGFVPARKPHKLPREVERASYDLEYGSNSLEMHKDAIKPGQRVVICDDLLATAGTLRACKQLIESLGGILVGAAFYIELPDLKGKEKLPGLDIYSLVQYHGA; this comes from the coding sequence ATGGAAAACATTTTTGAAGAACGGATTGCCAGTGTCAATGACTTTCCGAATAAGGGGATTGTCTTTCGGGATATTACCCCGATTTTGCAGGATGGTGAATTGTTTAGAGCGGCTACACATAAGCTTGCAGAATACGCTAAGAGTAGAAAAGCAGATGTCATTGTCGGTCCTGAAGCTCGTGGGTTTATTGTGGGCTGCCCCGTTGCAACTGAATTAGGTTTAGGTTTTGTTCCTGCAAGAAAGCCTCATAAGCTGCCAAGAGAAGTCGAGAGAGCTTCATATGATTTGGAATATGGTTCTAACAGTTTGGAAATGCATAAGGATGCGATTAAGCCAGGACAACGGGTAGTTATCTGTGATGATTTACTTGCAACAGCTGGAACGTTGCGCGCTTGCAAGCAATTAATTGAAAGTTTAGGTGGTATCTTAGTTGGTGCTGCGTTCTATATTGAATTACCTGATTTAAAGGGTAAGGAAAAATTACCAGGACTTGATATTTATTCACTTGTCCAATATCATGGTGCTTAA
- the recJ gene encoding single-stranded-DNA-specific exonuclease RecJ, producing MEWKQRSAQELPSELIEKYQLSPITAKLFSLRGINTDEQLDFWFNATEEDLAAPNLMHDMDKAIDRITKAIDQGEKITIYGDYDADGITATTIMMETLEILGADVHYFIPDRFRDGYGPNLAAYQKLVEDGTQLIITVDNGVTGVQEVAYAKEHGVDTIITDHHTFQEEIPDAYAIVHCNYPKQQYPFDDYCGAGVAYTICRELMQDPMSELLELAMIGTIGDMVKVSGEGHVIVKRGLAMLNQTQRPGLRALIKNAGLKLDAIDETDVGFNIAPRLNAVGRLANASLAVELLLSDDEEQAQKLANQIEELNDERKELTAAVYQSCIEQVKINGWQTKNTLVIYDPEFHEGVLGLVANKVVEKFHKPTIVLTKNEAGIIKGSGRSIPGFNLFDALSPLKEKLLTKFGGHDFACGLSTTADKIDELRDAFEASFKDTPNLAVKQYDFELSLAKLTPDTVNEINLAGPFGTDNVKPTFSITHATINNFDFMGKDKTHIRFQAVKNAGKLDVVGFNKEYITCNLLPFIDQIFIQLGLNTFRNQTKLQGIIEGIVFKAPQLAVPAPVVDLRQEKYVMGFADRYLLFDEKNQTVAVNSLGINPTKIALVRNYEGNGEVAALIDVPHNLTELNQALTNNYQQLYLRFLLDQLPVKSIPAKTDFVRVLKYVYAHADLSPADYRQVAPFLGLDYNSLLFILRVFFELNFVQLQNNQIVGVNNPTKQPLSVSKYFTAVTSQITFASRLRQMPTNKLLMYVNQRLKQH from the coding sequence ATCGAGTGGAAACAGCGTTCCGCTCAGGAGTTACCTTCTGAGTTAATTGAAAAATATCAACTTAGCCCAATAACGGCTAAGTTGTTTTCTTTGCGTGGCATTAATACTGATGAACAGTTAGACTTTTGGTTTAATGCGACTGAGGAAGATTTGGCTGCGCCTAATTTAATGCATGACATGGATAAGGCAATTGATCGCATTACTAAGGCAATCGATCAAGGTGAAAAAATAACCATTTATGGCGATTATGACGCTGATGGGATTACTGCAACGACAATCATGATGGAGACATTGGAAATACTGGGTGCAGATGTGCATTACTTTATCCCTGATCGTTTCCGTGATGGTTATGGCCCTAATCTAGCAGCTTATCAAAAGCTTGTAGAAGATGGCACGCAGCTCATTATCACGGTCGATAATGGTGTAACTGGCGTTCAAGAGGTTGCTTATGCAAAAGAACATGGCGTTGATACAATCATTACGGATCATCATACTTTCCAAGAAGAAATTCCCGATGCGTATGCAATTGTGCACTGCAATTATCCAAAGCAGCAATATCCGTTTGATGATTATTGTGGTGCTGGCGTTGCCTACACAATTTGTCGTGAATTAATGCAAGATCCAATGTCTGAACTTTTAGAACTTGCTATGATTGGTACTATTGGCGATATGGTCAAGGTATCTGGTGAAGGTCACGTTATTGTTAAACGTGGTCTAGCAATGCTTAACCAAACGCAGCGTCCGGGCTTGCGTGCATTAATTAAAAACGCGGGCTTGAAGCTAGACGCAATTGATGAAACTGATGTTGGCTTCAATATTGCACCACGATTGAATGCAGTTGGTCGGCTTGCTAATGCTAGTCTTGCTGTTGAGCTGCTACTTTCTGATGATGAAGAACAAGCACAAAAATTAGCAAACCAAATTGAAGAACTCAATGATGAGCGCAAGGAATTGACAGCAGCGGTTTATCAATCATGCATTGAGCAAGTTAAGATTAATGGCTGGCAGACTAAGAACACTCTGGTAATTTATGATCCTGAATTTCACGAAGGTGTGCTTGGCTTAGTGGCCAATAAAGTTGTTGAAAAATTTCATAAACCGACAATTGTTTTAACTAAAAACGAAGCGGGAATTATTAAGGGGTCAGGACGTTCGATCCCGGGGTTTAACTTATTTGATGCACTGTCTCCTTTAAAAGAAAAGTTGCTGACTAAATTCGGTGGGCATGATTTTGCTTGTGGCTTATCAACTACGGCTGATAAAATTGACGAGTTACGGGATGCTTTTGAAGCTAGCTTTAAGGACACACCAAATTTAGCAGTGAAGCAGTATGACTTTGAATTATCACTAGCTAAGTTGACGCCAGATACGGTGAATGAGATTAATCTTGCTGGGCCATTTGGTACTGACAATGTTAAACCAACTTTTAGTATTACGCACGCAACGATTAACAATTTTGATTTTATGGGTAAAGACAAGACACATATCCGTTTTCAGGCGGTTAAAAATGCGGGCAAATTAGATGTCGTTGGCTTTAATAAGGAATATATCACGTGCAATCTTTTACCATTTATTGACCAAATCTTTATCCAGTTAGGACTGAATACTTTTCGCAATCAAACTAAGCTGCAGGGTATTATCGAAGGCATTGTCTTTAAAGCCCCACAATTAGCCGTACCAGCTCCAGTAGTTGACTTGCGACAAGAAAAATACGTGATGGGCTTTGCAGACCGCTATTTATTATTTGATGAAAAAAATCAGACGGTTGCTGTCAATAGTTTAGGAATAAATCCTACCAAAATTGCGCTGGTGCGTAATTATGAAGGAAATGGCGAGGTCGCTGCGTTAATTGATGTGCCCCATAATTTAACTGAATTGAATCAGGCATTGACTAATAACTATCAGCAGTTATATTTGCGCTTTTTGCTCGATCAATTGCCCGTTAAAAGTATTCCGGCCAAGACAGATTTTGTGCGAGTTTTAAAGTATGTTTATGCTCATGCAGATTTATCGCCAGCAGATTATCGGCAAGTTGCACCGTTTCTAGGATTAGATTATAATAGCTTGCTGTTTATTTTACGGGTGTTCTTTGAGCTTAACTTTGTTCAGTTGCAGAATAACCAGATTGTTGGGGTAAACAACCCTACTAAGCAGCCACTTTCAGTGTCTAAATACTTTACCGCGGTAACTTCTCAAATAACTTTTGCTAGTAGGTTAAGACAAATGCCAACTAATAAATTATTAATGTATGTCAATCAGCGGCTAAAACAGCACTAA
- the lepA gene encoding translation elongation factor 4 translates to MDIKKLQDYQKHIRNFSIVAHIDHGKSTIADRILELTDTVSQRQLKNQMLDDMPLERQRGITIKMNSVEIKYHAQDGEDYIFHLIDTPGHVDFSYEVSRSLAACEGALLVVDASQGVQAQTLANTYLAIDDDLEILPVINKIDLPSANPEQAKEEIEEMLGLDASDAAEVSGKTGQGIADMLEKVVNEIPAPAGDLTAPLKALIFDSKYDDYRGVVLSIRVEEGTVKSGDQIEIMNTGKKYEVTEVGVTSPQPVKKDILIAGDVGYLTANIKSVRETRVGDTITSAAHPTSEPLPGYRQIPPMVYSGMYPVENAKYNDLKEALQKLQLNDAALEFEPETSTALGFGFRCGFLGLLHMDVVQERLEQEFDLDLIMTAPSVDYHAIMNDGSTKVIDNPSDLPSAGEYKEVQEPYVKAEVMVPNDFVGPVMELCQRKRGEFVTMDYLDKYRVNVIYDMPLAEIIYDFFDDLKSSTKGYASLDYEITGYRATDLVKIDILLNKQAIDALSFIAHRDEAQKRARQMTSMLKKLIPRQNFEVDIQGAIGAKIISRATVKPYRKDVTWKIHTGDPDRRAKLLEKQKRGKKRMKAVGRVEVPQDAFMAVLKMNDDDLNSK, encoded by the coding sequence ATGGATATTAAAAAATTACAAGATTATCAAAAACACATTCGCAACTTTTCAATTGTTGCCCATATTGATCACGGCAAGTCGACTATTGCTGATCGAATTTTGGAATTGACAGATACAGTTTCGCAGAGGCAATTAAAGAATCAAATGCTTGATGATATGCCGCTTGAACGCCAACGAGGAATCACAATCAAGATGAACTCGGTAGAAATCAAGTATCATGCCCAAGATGGTGAAGATTATATTTTCCACTTGATCGATACTCCAGGCCACGTCGACTTTTCTTATGAAGTTTCACGGTCACTTGCTGCTTGTGAAGGAGCACTGCTAGTTGTTGACGCATCACAAGGTGTGCAAGCACAAACTTTGGCTAATACTTACCTAGCAATTGATGATGATCTAGAAATTCTGCCAGTAATCAATAAGATTGACTTGCCATCAGCTAATCCAGAACAAGCTAAAGAAGAAATTGAAGAAATGCTTGGTCTTGATGCTTCTGATGCTGCTGAGGTTTCTGGTAAAACAGGCCAGGGTATCGCTGATATGCTTGAAAAAGTGGTTAATGAGATACCAGCACCAGCAGGCGACTTAACAGCACCATTGAAGGCGTTGATTTTTGATTCCAAATATGACGATTATCGCGGTGTTGTGCTGTCTATTCGCGTTGAAGAGGGTACAGTTAAATCCGGTGATCAAATTGAAATTATGAATACTGGTAAAAAGTATGAGGTAACAGAAGTTGGTGTGACTAGTCCGCAACCGGTTAAGAAAGATATTCTAATTGCTGGAGATGTTGGCTACCTAACAGCTAATATCAAGTCAGTTCGTGAAACCCGAGTGGGTGATACGATTACTTCTGCGGCACACCCAACGTCAGAACCACTGCCTGGTTATCGGCAAATTCCACCAATGGTCTATTCAGGGATGTATCCCGTTGAAAATGCCAAGTATAACGATTTAAAAGAAGCATTGCAAAAACTGCAGTTAAATGATGCTGCCTTGGAATTTGAACCTGAAACTTCAACGGCGCTAGGTTTTGGTTTTCGTTGTGGCTTTTTGGGTTTGCTTCACATGGATGTTGTGCAAGAACGATTGGAACAAGAATTTGACCTTGATTTAATTATGACTGCACCATCAGTTGACTACCACGCAATTATGAATGATGGCTCAACGAAGGTGATTGATAACCCATCTGATTTGCCAAGTGCTGGTGAATATAAGGAAGTTCAGGAGCCTTACGTTAAAGCCGAAGTTATGGTGCCGAACGATTTTGTCGGTCCAGTAATGGAATTATGTCAACGCAAGCGTGGCGAATTTGTCACGATGGATTATCTGGATAAGTATCGCGTTAACGTGATTTATGACATGCCACTGGCTGAAATTATTTATGACTTTTTTGATGATTTAAAATCTTCAACTAAAGGTTATGCTTCACTAGATTATGAAATTACGGGTTATCGGGCAACTGACTTGGTTAAAATTGATATTTTACTCAATAAACAGGCAATTGATGCGTTGAGCTTTATTGCTCACAGGGATGAAGCGCAAAAGCGGGCACGGCAAATGACATCAATGCTTAAAAAGCTAATTCCACGGCAAAACTTTGAAGTTGATATTCAAGGAGCAATTGGCGCAAAAATTATTTCGCGAGCAACTGTTAAGCCATATCGTAAGGATGTTACTTGGAAAATTCACACGGGTGATCCCGATCGTCGGGCTAAATTGCTGGAAAAGCAAAAACGCGGTAAGAAGCGAATGAAGGCTGTCGGTCGCGTAGAAGTGCCACAAGATGCATTTATGGCCGTCTTGAAGATGAACGATGATGATTTAAATTCGAAGTAG
- the dnaJ gene encoding molecular chaperone DnaJ has protein sequence MAQEDYYNVLGVDRNASDKEINSAYRKLAKKYHPDLNHEPGAEEKYKEVNEAYEVLHDKQKRAQYDQFGSAGVNGNGQGGFGGGQGYGGFGDFGDIFNDFFGGGSAGSQRQANPTAPQRGQDLDYTLTIDFMDAITGKKTQVSYTRSETCSTCQGTGAEKGTHPITCDKCHGSGYMTVTQKSMLGMIRRQTVCDKCQGRGVIIEHPCQTCHGKGTVDGKNNIEINIPAGIDNGQQLRYEGQGEAGKNGGPYGDLYISYRIKPSKDFERNGNTIYTTVPISFAQATLGDEIDIKTVHGKSKLKIPAGTQPNKKFTLRGEGVPYLRGNGNGDQVTTVQVQIPESINEKQKDALVDFVKAGGGSITPQEKGFFERLKEKLK, from the coding sequence ATGGCACAAGAAGACTATTATAATGTGCTAGGTGTTGATCGTAATGCCAGTGATAAAGAAATTAACTCTGCTTACCGTAAATTAGCTAAGAAATATCATCCAGATTTGAATCATGAACCGGGAGCTGAAGAAAAGTACAAGGAAGTCAACGAGGCTTATGAGGTTTTGCATGATAAGCAAAAGCGGGCTCAGTATGACCAATTTGGTTCTGCCGGTGTCAATGGTAATGGTCAAGGCGGCTTTGGCGGCGGTCAAGGTTACGGTGGCTTTGGTGATTTCGGCGATATTTTCAATGATTTCTTCGGCGGCGGTAGCGCTGGTAGTCAACGTCAAGCTAACCCAACTGCCCCACAACGTGGTCAAGATCTTGATTATACATTGACAATTGATTTTATGGATGCGATTACGGGTAAAAAGACGCAGGTATCTTATACTCGTAGTGAAACTTGTTCGACTTGTCAAGGAACTGGTGCCGAGAAGGGCACGCATCCAATTACCTGTGATAAGTGTCATGGCTCGGGTTATATGACCGTAACGCAGAAGTCGATGTTAGGCATGATTCGCCGTCAGACAGTTTGTGATAAGTGTCAAGGTCGTGGTGTAATCATTGAGCACCCATGTCAAACTTGTCATGGTAAGGGAACTGTTGATGGTAAAAATAATATTGAAATCAATATCCCTGCCGGAATTGACAATGGTCAACAATTACGTTATGAAGGCCAGGGCGAAGCTGGTAAGAACGGTGGTCCTTATGGTGATTTATACATTAGTTACCGTATTAAGCCATCTAAGGACTTTGAACGTAATGGCAATACAATCTATACCACAGTGCCAATTTCGTTTGCTCAAGCAACTTTAGGGGACGAAATTGACATTAAAACGGTTCACGGCAAGAGCAAGCTGAAGATTCCTGCTGGTACCCAGCCAAACAAAAAATTTACTTTGCGCGGCGAGGGTGTACCATATTTGCGCGGGAATGGTAATGGTGATCAAGTAACAACTGTTCAAGTGCAAATTCCAGAGTCAATTAATGAAAAGCAAAAAGATGCCTTAGTCGACTTCGTCAAGGCTGGTGGTGGTTCAATTACACCACAAGAAAAGGGCTTTTTTGAACGCTTAAAAGAAAAGTTGAAGTAA
- the dnaK gene encoding molecular chaperone DnaK: MSKVIGIDLGTTNSAVAVLEGKEPKIITNPEGNRTTPSVVAFKDGEIQVGEVAKRQAITNPNTVISIKRHMGEADYKVKVGDKSYTPQEISAMILQYIKKFSEDYLGEKITDAVVTVPAYFNDAQRQATKDAGKIAGLDIKRIINEPTASSLAYGLDKDAEDEKVLVYDLGGGTFDVSVLQLGDGVFQVLSTNGDTHLGGDDFDNKIMDWLIQNFKDENGVDLSKDKMALQRLKDAAEKAKKDLSGVSSTHISLPFISAGESGPLHLEADLTRAKFDELTSDLVDRTKVAFDNALNDADLTVSDIDKVILNGGSTRIPAVQEAVKKWAGKEPDHSINPDEAVALGAAIQGGVISGDVKDVVLLDVTPLSLGIETMGGVFTKLIEKNTTIPTSKSQIFSTAADNQPAVDVHVLQGERPMAQDDKTLGRFELTDIPAAPRGVPQIQVTFDIDKNGIVNVSAKDMGTGKEQKITIKSSSGLSDEEIQKMQKEAEEHAEEDKKKKKEVDLRNEVDQLIFSTEKTLKEVKDNDKISADDTKKVQDALDALKKAQKDNNLDEMKSKKDELTKVAQDLAVKLYQANGGAQGAAGQAGPQAGPQNPGSQGGNTSDGSATDGEFHKVDPNK, encoded by the coding sequence ATGTCAAAAGTTATCGGAATCGACCTCGGAACAACTAACTCAGCAGTTGCTGTTCTTGAAGGTAAAGAACCAAAGATTATTACTAACCCAGAAGGTAATCGGACTACACCATCAGTAGTTGCTTTCAAAGACGGTGAAATTCAAGTTGGTGAAGTTGCAAAACGTCAGGCAATCACTAACCCGAATACTGTTATTTCAATTAAGCGTCACATGGGTGAAGCAGACTATAAAGTTAAAGTTGGAGATAAGTCCTATACTCCTCAAGAAATTTCCGCAATGATTTTGCAATATATCAAGAAATTCTCTGAAGATTACTTAGGTGAAAAGATTACTGATGCAGTTGTCACTGTTCCTGCATACTTCAATGATGCTCAACGTCAAGCTACTAAGGATGCCGGTAAGATTGCTGGCTTAGACATTAAGCGGATCATTAACGAACCAACTGCTTCTTCATTAGCATATGGCCTTGATAAGGATGCCGAAGATGAAAAAGTCTTGGTTTACGACCTTGGTGGTGGTACTTTTGATGTTTCCGTATTGCAATTAGGTGACGGTGTCTTCCAAGTATTATCAACTAATGGTGATACTCACCTTGGTGGTGACGACTTTGACAACAAGATCATGGATTGGCTCATCCAAAACTTTAAGGATGAAAATGGCGTTGATTTATCTAAAGACAAGATGGCTTTGCAACGGTTGAAGGATGCCGCAGAAAAGGCTAAGAAGGACTTGTCTGGTGTATCTTCAACTCACATTTCATTACCGTTCATCTCTGCTGGTGAATCTGGTCCTTTGCACCTTGAAGCTGACTTAACTCGTGCTAAATTTGATGAATTAACTAGTGACTTAGTTGATCGCACTAAGGTTGCTTTTGACAATGCCTTAAATGATGCTGACTTGACAGTTAGTGACATTGATAAGGTTATCTTAAACGGTGGTTCAACTCGTATTCCTGCTGTTCAAGAAGCTGTTAAGAAGTGGGCTGGCAAGGAGCCTGACCACTCAATCAACCCAGACGAAGCTGTTGCTTTAGGTGCTGCCATTCAAGGTGGAGTTATTTCAGGTGACGTTAAGGACGTTGTTTTGCTTGATGTTACACCATTATCACTTGGTATTGAAACCATGGGTGGTGTCTTCACTAAGTTAATTGAAAAGAACACAACAATTCCAACTTCTAAGAGTCAAATCTTCTCAACTGCTGCTGATAATCAACCAGCCGTTGATGTTCATGTTTTGCAAGGTGAACGTCCAATGGCTCAAGACGATAAGACTTTAGGTCGGTTTGAATTAACTGATATTCCTGCAGCACCTCGTGGTGTCCCACAAATCCAAGTTACATTTGATATTGATAAGAACGGTATCGTTAATGTTTCTGCTAAGGATATGGGTACTGGTAAGGAACAGAAGATTACAATCAAGAGTTCATCCGGTCTTTCTGATGAAGAAATTCAAAAGATGCAAAAAGAAGCCGAGGAACACGCTGAAGAGGATAAGAAGAAGAAAAAAGAAGTTGACTTACGTAATGAAGTTGACCAATTAATCTTCTCAACTGAAAAGACTCTGAAGGAAGTTAAGGATAACGACAAGATTTCTGCAGATGATACCAAGAAGGTCCAAGATGCTCTTGATGCGTTAAAGAAAGCGCAAAAGGACAATAACTTAGATGAAATGAAGTCTAAGAAGGATGAATTAACTAAGGTTGCTCAAGACTTGGCTGTTAAATTGTACCAAGCTAATGGTGGTGCTCAAGGAGCAGCTGGTCAAGCTGGCCCGCAAGCCGGCCCACAGAATCCGGGTTCACAAGGCGGCAATACAAGTGATGGTTCTGCAACTGACGGTGAATTCCACAAAGTAGACCCAAACAAATAA